The Pan troglodytes isolate AG18354 chromosome 15, NHGRI_mPanTro3-v2.0_pri, whole genome shotgun sequence genomic sequence tgtatcaattcattaagaaaaaaataactaagaatgGTCTAATTCCAAATTGCTACCTACTTCCATGATAAAGCTACCTGTTATCTAAGGATTGAGTTTTAATATCAGAGTCCTGAGGACTTGTCATCAAGCAACAGAGGTTAGCATAAAGCCCTTCCGGAGCAGCTTCACAATCACTCTTGTACTGACATGCCAGTTAGTAAGGAAAACAGCAGAGATCATGGCCTGAGGGAAGGGGAAAATACAGCACAGGTTTTGAAAGATGGAGaccaagaaacaattttttttttttgagacggaatcttgctctgttgcccagtctggagtgcagtggcatgatctcggctcactgcaacctctgcctcctgggctcaagaaattctccctgcctctgcctccagagtagctgggattacaggtgcccgccaccacacccagctaattttttgtatttttagtagcgacggagtttcactatgttggccaggctggtctcgaactcctggcctaaggtggtctgcccaccttggcctcccaaagtgctgggattacaggcatgggccacggcgcctggcctccaagaaacatttttatgaaGACCACCTCCTGGGTAACCCATGTTGAATGAAACAGTTCTGCTAAAAATCAGGGGCTCTCCAACAGAGCTGATATGCAGGGGACATTCTCAGCATTCTCTAATTGGACACTTGTCAAAAGGAACAGAATGTTAGAATCATCTTTGCCTAGGAATtggtagtttaaaatttttacatttatgtggggagtgtgtgtatacatacatatacagcaaaccaaaaataaaattctaaatccCCCAACCGGCTGAATGGACCCCTGTCTTGGCCCAGGGGATCTCAAAGGAACCTGAAAAACTAGTCCATGATGGGAAGACAGGGTGCCTCATATTATCGTCATATTACAGGGTGCCTCATATTACCCTCTTCCCTTTGGAATTTAAatacaactgaccagcattaacattaaaacagagatcttaagactaaccaaacagactctttgtggcaataaaataccaaatcccaacctgactctggtatagcatcacatgacagcagGCCCCAAAGGAAATTTACCCcccaatatatttatttgacgtattttgaaatggccctacaaagctgtctcttgtgggggaaactgcattctgtagagaatctccttcTCTTATTAGGTCTTTTCTggagagtctgacaccttttaaggcctaaaaagaaatattcatcatctgttctctctgaagcctgctacctggaggcttcatctacatgacTTAAGCCAAGCCTCCCTTACTTTAACTTAAGCTGACTTCATCTTTTCAGGTAAAGTTTAACTCTCTCAACCAATTGCCAGTCAGGAACTCTTTGATCTACCTCTGACCTGGAAACCCCCATCTTCAagatgtcctgcctttccaggccAAACCAGTGTataccttacatgtattgatttatggcTTTGCCTGGACCTTCTGTCTCCCTCAAATGTATAAAACTGTAACCCGACTACCTCGGGCACATGTTCTAAGAACCTCCTGAGGCCCCGTCACGGGCTCtgaaccttggcaaaataaacctctaaatgtATTGAGACCtctctcagatactttttggtttacaatatatttcttttaagctGTTTGCTGAAATTTTTTCACAATAAaacactgggggaaaaaaaatcaatactttaaatatgtcTTCCTTTCTAAAAGGCCCATCTCTCAACAAAGTGGcaaaactaaaactaaagaaATTTAAGAACTCAGTCACTCTCTATAGAGAATTCCAATCTCTCTCCTACTATGAAGCACTTTCTTTCAATTGTTTGTTACTATTTGTTTGTGCTCTAGAGAACAGGGTGAGGATCAAAGCAAACggttttcatttcattgtttGGGTCTATAAATTTGGACTGGGAGGGGCTGAGGAAATGTCTGTCTCTTAGAATTTGCTGGGCTGTGGGTTCTCAGTAATTACCTGTGCTTCAGTAAGTAGTATCTTGCCCCTAAAGTtcaattatttcagaaatgtaaCGTGAAAATAGTGAATTAGACAGTGAAAATAGTGAATTAGACAGtgaaaatatcttcttttagctattttgtgCTAATGGAACACAGAAACCCTGACAGTTGGTGAAAAACCAGTATGAATGAAATGTAACCATGCCCAGGACTTCAAAAGTGACCAGACCCTAACAGGCACACAGAGGTGAGGGGAACAAGTCCCTTAGGCGTCCCTGATGCAACAGAACTAGGATTCCAAAGAAAATAAGCAGAGAATCTCAtggtgaaaataaataataacaagtgTTATCCTTGGGAGCTTGCTGTGTATGGCCTGACTGTTTCAATTTGAGAGAAAGGCAGAAGTTAAtaataaacaggaaaaataagcAAGGCTTTCGCTGACTAGAAAACAGCTcagtagaaaattattttacaaagattATATTCAGTTAGCTAAGGCATGATTCAACTTCAATGATGCAAGAGCGGTCACTCAGCTATCCAATGGGATGACACACAGCAAATCAGCTCTTCACTGCCTCAACAGACAGtcactaaaataatttctttaaaggtATATAAATTTTGGCCAGTGTAATCCTCTACAAAACAcatttgcaaatataaaataatggagGTATGATGCTGCTCAGAGAATGGGAATGCTCTGGCAGTCCCCAACATCCTATCCCGCTTGGGGCTTTGCTCCGAGGGGAAGAGCAGGTGCAGGATATATTGCCCTTTGATGTGATGTAGATGCTACTAGGGACCCACTGGGAAGAGTCCCGTTCCTTGAGTTATGCTACTGTAGGGATAGACCCTTGGTGTGAGGAATCCAACAATGAAGGAGTGAGTCaaaggaaacatcacaaagaaggtgaCTCCTCAGAGGAGACAAAGGACTCTGAAATCCTGGAATCACGGGATATCTCTGATTGGTTAGGGAACTCCTCTGCACTCAATCTCCAGCAAATGGGCAGATTCCCTCACAACTTAGAATTTTTCACGGGGAGTGCTGGACTGTACCCCAAACATGGAGTAAGGTGGCATCATCCATCTCTGAAGGGCCATACTCCTCGCAAAGCCGTCACAGGACTGACCTACAGAAATAAAACATCATCGCTTCCCAAATTCTCCTAAAAATATCATCTTTAACTCCATAAAAGAGGGGGCTTCAGTGGCTCAGAACAGATgggaagccttctgagaaacagGTGGAAACTGTTTCAAAGGCAAAATGAAATgtgctaaaaaaataaatacagtaataaATAAATCTAATTCTTCTTCAGAATTCGTAGGCAGTAACAGACATAACACGAGGAGTAAGAGACAGGGAGGTACAAACACAGAGACTGCTGAGGTCCCATCTCACCTCCGTCTCCTCCGCCTGGGGGCCCAGCAGCTGGTGCTCTGGTGACCACTGGCTGCAGCACTACCTGCACTCATGTGGCACTCCTGAGCCTCAGGGGTGACACAGTAGGAAATGctgtcaccagggaaatgcaagcTTTGGTCAGGTAAAGAACAAATACAATCAGCAGCAATAGTGAAGCTTCATTATCACCTAAACTAAGGGACTTTGAACACCAAAAGCTTTAAGCCCTCAATGCAAGAAACCTAAATGCAGAAACTTTGGAAACCTGATTGGGTTTCACTGCATTTGATTCCAAAGCAACATTTCTAAACAGCACTCCTactctaaagacaaaaaaaagcgGTGGGGACTCtggagtgttttttgtttttcatcttctcTGTCAGATGATACCATTCCTTCTTTgattataccaaaaaaaaaaaaaaaaaaagtaacacttGACTTTCAAATATGTGGGTTCTGACATCAATTCAGTACCTAATTTCCACTCTCTCCACTTTGACTGCCAGTGCCCATAGTAAGGGAAACCAGCTCTTGGAATAGGAAATAATGGGGGCAGTTTTTCTTCCCACACGATCTTAGGTTACATTGATCATCACTTGAGATTGCATGAATGTTCTTGCTGTAATGGCAAAAACATAGActtaggaaagagaaaggaggaggcgTCTACCATCAGGAATAGTAATAGCCCTCCAAAGGCAGTGTGGTCTCCCAGCTATGCAGCGACCAAGAATAACCAGCAGGCAGGAATATGGCAGTGGTGACAGGCTGGATAGAGCTTTCTCCAACCAAAAGATTGGGCTCCTTCATGGGCAATGTGCTTTTCCCTCTTCTGGCACCTCAACAACTGAAGAGAGTGGGTGCCACTAAATGCACTGGCAATAAGGGCTGTGGGAGAGGAGAGGGCAGCAATCTGAATGATAAACCTGTGCCAAGatgaatctgtttttaaaaaacaacgcCCTGCTTCCTTTTAGGCTTGTGCCCCATAGGTGCCTTCAAGAGGGAATTTGCTGGAGTCTGAAGCAAGAAGGGTATGAGTCAGGGACTACAGAACAGGGGCACTACACCACCACCTGCAGAAGCCAAGAAGGGGAAAAAGCTACGTGGGCCAACAGTCAGGCACGCCAGACAGGGTGTGAGGCTCAGCAGCCCCCCATGAACCTTTGGCTCTTGCCTATCCCAAACAAGAGGCACCAGCTGGCAGCCTGCTTCAGCCAGCAAATACAGCCTGCCCCCGTCCCAGCAGTCCTTCAGCTGGTGTAGTAGATGTGGAAGTAGAGAGTCTTGTTGCGCAGCAGGGAGTAGGAGTTGTCAAACTTGAGCAGGTAGATGCCCTCACCAGGGTAGTCATGGCTGCCAGCCTGCACATCTCGGTGGCTGTCCCGCCGGTACACAGGCATGACCTCCCCATAGCGACCCCGCAAGGAGCTCCTGGAGCCTCTCTCCACATCTCCAGCTGGAACGGGTTCTGCATGAGCAAAATGGCAGAGTGTTCAAAGACTGCGTAAGTCCTGCCTGAAGGTGAGCGGAAGGACCAGGTGAGCGGAAGGACCAGGTGACCCAGTGGCTTTCACAGAGAGGGGAGGTTATTGCCCTTCTACAGACATTTGGAAATGTCTGGTGATCTTTTGGTCATCACAGTGACTATTAGGTGATATCTGCATTTAGTACCCAAGGGTCCAGGAGTGCTAAAATCAGGATAGTACCTACACAACAAACAAGTGTCCCATCCCAAATGCCAATAATGTCTCCACTGAGAAACAATGATTTAGCCTGAGAGGAGCCTTCCTAGCTTCAGAAGTGTCTGGACATTtctgagagggagaaagagatatTTAGAAGGAAAGATCCcgatattctttcatttaataggTGAAAGGACTAGCTAATGAAGATAGGAATTGCAGATAAACATGCTATAAAGTGACCCTAGGATCTTTACCTGGCTTCCTGAAAAGCAGCAAATAAGATACAAGGTTCTCCGCTTTCCCAAATACCTGTAGATTTCCCTGCACGCTTGCTTTTCTATGAAGAAGCACGTTAAGGGATTGACTTTAAGATTATATAAGAAAATCAAGGAATAAGAGGAATAAGACTAATGCTTAGGACCTACTCTTACATTACCTGAAAAAATGCCTCTGGGCCATCCTTTGTGTAGTGTGTAGACACTACAAATAACAGCTGGAATGGAGCCCGGAGACCCTTTTAAAACTTGTCTGGGCATGAAGTAAAGAAGTAACCAATAGCCAGCTATGAGAGTTTGGGATAGGGAGAGAATGGATACCTTTAGCAAACTGTAATCACTCACTTTGGTTCCAGGCCAAGAATAAATATCTACAAACTAAGAGAGAGATGTAAAATAATCTCTGGCTTACATGCGACCTGAATGACCATCCCTCTAAACTGCCGCATGACTCACCCTCTCTCTGCTCCTGCCCCATCCCTGCCCCCAGgaaggtgctgggaaaacaatGAGGTACCGATAAAGGAAAAGAGGCTTTCTTTCAACTAAGGCAGCAGTATCAACCCCACCAGAATGTTCTCTTTGGCCGGTACCACTCAGCTTAGCTTGTAATGCTGAGTTCCTCAACTGCATTCAAAGGAAGAGGAGGACTGGTACAACCCACGAAATGGACACCAGAAATCAGGTTAAGCCAGAAAACTGCAAATTAggttaaaattaaatttaccttcaatctcttcctcctcttcctcttcttcatcctCATCGTCACTGGAATCACTGACCTGCACAGTTATGTCAGTGCTAGTTACAGGGGTCCAGTCAAAATAAACTCCAAAGCCAATGTCATAGTCATCGGTCGCAAACTCCCAGCAGACACGCTTCCCCTCTGGATGAGTAGGTACCCGGATGGTCACCACCTCACCACGCTTCACCACCAGACGGCTGTTCTTCTCTTTGCCCAGCTTGCTTTTGAATTCCTTCACCTTGGCAAAGGTCCAGATGCATGGAGGAGCCATCAGAGGTGGGGAGACTGAAAGGACAAGCAGCTTAGCACTGAGAAACCACGAGGAAACATGAGTACCCCGGGCATTTTGCTAAGAGAGGTTGGCACAGTCAGACATTCTTTCTACTGCCTTGACTTCCTTTCACaagtcattttctttccttccatttgtCTGTCTGCCTGCCTTTCTTTGAGTATCTACTGGAAACAAACCACCTCCTTTACTCCCAAAGGTCTCACCTTTCCTGTGGTCCCCCAGAAGATCTGCAGATTCCAAATCAGCTGAAAGAACATCTATAGCTCCTGTATGTTCAGACTGGATCATAACGATGTCCCCAGACCTCTGTGGAACTTGATACTTGGCCATCTGCACAACAGAACTCTGGTTAAAGGAGTATTCGAGTGGCAGATTCTAATTAATCTCTTTTTGCATGAAGGCTGCCCCACCCCTGCTCTATTATCTCCACTATCCCCACTCAAAGCTTAATGTACTAGTCAatgttccttctctttcttccaaatAGGAGTTGCTAATAAAttctactaattttttaaagccatcaaaatattccattgtttaaAGACTGTTTCCTACCTTTTGCAACTTTCCTGCTCCAAACCTTTATAAGGTCCTTGTCCGCCAATACCCTAGCAGGTTGTTGACAGTACTTGCATTGACTGTGATTCTGGGCCATGCCTTGGTCTTACCTCACCTGCACAGTACCTCCCTGAGCCTCCTCTTATTAATAGCTCTTGCTCCTAGGGTTTAGTTTGACTCCCACTCTGCCACACATCCTCCTGCTACAATTCCCACTCAAGGGTTACTTCTACATTACTGTCAATCAGCTCTCCAAAGCACTGCAGAGACAGAATCTGGTTTATAGTCTTTGTCTCTCATCCACAGCCCACCTTGGGCTACAGATTGTCTCAGTCTTGAAGTCACTAACAGTGTTCTATCAATAGTTACAATTTCACCTTAGACCAGCCCCAGGACTTGCATTTAAACAGTACATTTGCTGCCAGACGTCTGACTTACATGGAAGAATGCAAATGGCATTTGATACTCAAAGCCCTCACTAACCCATGCGGGAGCTTACAATGTCTCCCTGGTGAGTTTCCCTTCAAATCACTCAGATTAGTGTTCCTGGTTTCATGCTATTATACCTTAATTTCCTGCCCCTTCTCCAAACAGTTGGCAGGCAACTCAACAAGAAATCTATACCTATTGCCCACAGGGGAGAGCACATCAGTGAGTCAGTAATCCAGTTAAGAGGCTGGAATTGtatttgtgagaaataaataaatcaagtttGTAATCCTCCCAGGCTGTATTCTCATAATATCTGTTTCTGGAGAATAAGCCCTCCAGTTCTCATCTCCTTTGCTAACTGAAATGAATCAGACTTTGGCTAGTGTGCTTAAATAAATCCTTCCTTTTCTAAAATGCTAAATAAAGGATTAGGTTGCAACATATTAGCTACATAGCCTTAGTAAAGTCTCTAACAgccctcagcctcagtttcctcatttctttctttcattctttttgagacagagttttgctcttgttgcccaggctggagtgcaatggcacgatctcagctcactgcaacctccacctcccaggttcaagcaattctcctgcctcagcctcctgagtagctgggattacaggcacctgccaacacacccagctaattttgtatttttagtagagatggggtttttccatgttggtcaggctggtctcaaacccctgacctcaggtgatccgcctgcctcggcctcccaaagtgctgggattacaggcatgagccaccgtgcccagccagtttcctcatttcttaAATGGAGACACAATGGCACCTATCTGACAAGATTGTTCTCAGGAGTAAATGAAGTGTTACAGATACAAATGCTTGTAAACTGTAAAGTATTATACAAATCTAATTATAACGCCTGGTGGTGTCTTCATTGACACTAATACCAACCATTATTCTAACACATATGCTAATAAATGATAGAAACAACCCCACCCCCCCATCCCTCCATGGCAGGGGCACCACTACACCATCACTTCCatacagctacttggaaggctgaggcaggaggatcaattgagcccaggagtttgaggctgcagtgagccatgactgcaccatcGCACTGaagccgggtgacagagtgagacctttgtctcaaaaaaaaaaaaaaaaaaaaaaaaaaaaaaatcaaggccaggcacagtggctcacatctgtaatcatagcactttgggaggtcgaggcgggtggatcacctgaggtcaggagttcgagactagcctgaccaatatggtgaagccctgcttctactaaaaatacaaaaattagccgggcgtggtggcatgtgcctgtaatcccagctactcgggaggctgaggtgggacaatcacttgaacccaggaggcggaggttgcagtgagccaagatcgtgccactgcactccagcctgggtgacagagggagaccctgtctcaaaaaaaaaaaaaaaaaaaaaaaaaaaaaaagcttctgtgGAATCTTTGTCATAAATACTAAATAGATCTACcacaagaaaagcaagaacaaaataGTCCAATGACTTCAGGCTCCTCAATGAAGAGGATTTTAGAGAACACATGAACATTCATTCTAACACTTCGTTTTCTGAATCGGTGCCTACTGGGTGCCAGTACAATGATGGGCCCTGTGGAAGATACAAATAATCATTCTCCAAATAATAATGAAGACCAAGATGCCCTAAATTAGAGGGCAAAGAGAGAATTCTGGGAGCCACCCTTGCAGTGCTTTCTAATTCCAACCCAACCACTATGTGTCCACATTCTGGTGCCTCCTTTCATAAGAAAGAGCCAGAATCTGCCCCCTACCTCActgaggagctgggcctggtCTGCAGGCAGCAAATCCTGTTTCACCAAGGCCTGAGCCTCCAAGGGACCAGTTGCTTTCCGCAGATCTTCCGTGGCATCCTTACTCACTGGAGATACCATCTGTGGCCTCTCGGAGGAAGAGAGCATGTTAATTCAAGGACTCTTTGAAAAGACTCAATCATCCTGGAGaaactttgaaataaaacaacattCGAGACACCCCCTGCCCCACCTGCCCCTGGCATTTAGCTCTACTGTCACCTTAGCCACCACTGCCCAGGGCTGAATTGGTCCACAGTAAAGTGTTGACAGTGTGAAAACAAAGACTAACAAGGCCAGGTCAAAGGCTAGGAGAACCATGGAAAACACACAGCTCCATCATCTGAGATGGACTGCtggtctgttttttttgttttgttttgtttttttgtcattgttgtttcttttatttattttagttgacaaagtgtatatatgtatggtgTACAATGtgctgttttgatatatgtacacattgtaaaatgattaaattgcgctaattaacatatccatcccCTCACATACtcctttttgtggtgagaacatttaaaatctactgtcttagcaattttcaagtatacattgttattaactattgtcaccatgttgtacaaagATCTCCAGAACTTGTTCCTCCTTCTAACACCTTATACCacttgaccaacatctccccatcccaccccctgGCCCCAACACCTATTAACCACCATCCTGCCCTCGGCTTCTATGAGTTCCAATGTTATTCCTCACTCTGCGGCCCACAGGGCCCACAGAATTTTAACCGAGGAATTAGTAGAATCTCAGTTCAGTTCTACACACAAAGCCACTGGCTAGAAGCAAAAGGAGGAGGCCTGCCTAAGGGAGATTGGGCACCAAAACAAAGTACAAAGTGATGATCAAGGCAACCCTCTCTGCAGTTATCCCTGAGGCAGTCTTTCAGCAGATCCGTTTCATACCCTGTCCCCGTTCAGTGCTAGGGGTCAtcactttctctcctttttaaagcACATTAATCAACAATCCCAACAGCTTCAAACACAGCTATGTGAatagttgtttgttttctggcgGAGTGTACCAGTGATGCATCTCACCAcaacctcaagcaattctcctgcctcagcctcccgagtagctgggatcacaggcatgtgccaccacacccggctaattgtgtatttttagtagagacagtgtttctccatgttgttggtcaggctggtctcgatctcccgacctcagttgatctgcctgcctcggcctcccaaagtcctaggattacaggcgtgagccaccatgctcagccatgAATAGTTGATTATAAAGATGCAAGGGAATGATTGATGCTCTCTTCCATTTCCCCTGGcctcacaaaaacaagaaaattagtGCCAGGGCCGTAGCAAAATAACCCAGGCCTTTTGGGAATCTGTTGCTGATAAAAGGTGACATGGATTTTTTTGAATGGCAGTTATCCAAGTATGGTCTAGGGGCCCTTCGGGGGAGTCTATGAAGTTCAAACTGTTTCATAATAACACTAAAATGTTATTTCccttttttcattctcattttctcaAGAGTGTGCAGTGGAATTTTCCAGAGACTATACGACATGTGATACCGCAATAGAATGAACTCAGAAGCAGAGCTGAGAATCCAACTGCCTTTTATTAAGCCAAACATTAAAGAGATTTACAATGTCTCTCTTTGTACTACATTCTTTGCTTTGAAAATTAGTTAAgtaaaaacatgttttatatatagcATGTGatgagttattatttttaaatgaacaaataatcatattctaatttttcagttttaatttcttttttttttttttgagacagagtctcactctgtcgcccaggctggagtgcagtggcgcaatctcagctcactgcaagctccgcctcccgggttcacgccgttctcctgcctcaccctcccgagtagctgggactacaggagcccgccaccacgcccagctaatttttttgtatttttagtagagacggggtttcaccatgttagccaggatggtctcgatctcctgacctcgtgatccacccacctcggcctcccaaagtgctgggattacaggcatgagccaccgcgcctggctgttttaatttctaatatagtaaatattgatagatataacccacacaaacaaaaattctttgggtccttaataatttttaagagtataaaggtCTGAGAATCCCTGCCTTGAGGGCATCATTTCCTCAAAGAGGTTGAGTAAATGACTGGAAAATGGTAGTATATACCTCATGCGGGAAACAGAAGGAGGCTTCATTTTAGAGTTtattagtttgtttcttttcttttttaacataaacAAGAAGAATCACTCCTTCAGATAAAACAGAGCCATATTTTGGAATATCCAAAATTACTCCAACCTATCTCAGGACAGACAAGAGGAGGTCACTCCAAGAATCAGAGCTGTGGGATTCTGTTGATCTTTATAGGTTCACTTGGGTAATTCAGTGTAAGCTGTAAACTGGCCTAGGCTGTGGGTCTATTTTAATGCTCTTCAACCCAGAAATTATAGTCCATTTCTGTTTCTTGACACTGTGTATCATCTGCCTCCTCTACTTGAAAGTAagcttggtggcaggcactggGTCTCACTGCCTCTGTATGCACAGCACTGGGAACCAAGTCTGCCACCTGGAACTCtaaggccctttttttttttttttttttttttgagacagagtcttgctctgtcgcccaagctggggtgtagtggcatgatcttggatctcggctcactgcaactctgcctccctggttcaagcaattctcttgcctcagcctcccgagtagctgggactacaggtgtgcaccaccatgcctggctaattttttgtatttttaatagagacgggggtttcaccatgttggccagggtggtctcaaacttctgacctcagatgatccacccgcctctgcctcccaaagtgctgcgattacaggcgtgagccacctcacccagccctaaGGCCCTTTGCACTCTGACCTCACCTCTCAGAATCCTCACTCTGCCCTGGTCCCTCCAGCCACAACAGCCTCTTCAATCCTTGATAGGCCTCAAACACCCCAAGTACTCTCCCACTTGAGAGCTTTTGCATTTGCTGTAACCTCTGCCTAGAATACTCTTCTAGGACATTAACTCTTCTTTAGTTAACTGAAGACTTCCTTCCTGCAGGTTTTCTGCTGAGAGGTTTCTCAGAGgtctgtatataaaatgtgtgcCCCTTTCTGGCCTTGTCACTGTTTCTGCCCTTAcccagcttcatttttctttactgCACCTATTACTGCCTGACATGATATGGAGCATATTTTGTTGATTGCAAGATGCACACTGGCTTTTAGATTTTAACACAACTGAAAG encodes the following:
- the TMED8 gene encoding protein TMED8 isoform X2 produces the protein MDTTISGSVFLTLPQVLFVLSSPDFKNRLSEARSNPPCGLIASLSGPELLWPPLGQLAFQAAAAPLLPACRLRSAVLGARSAFGCFRSHARLAAESSVRGLQMSDLQAAEGPGSWSPTARPGSAGGVGDCQGVEGSQAAASENEDLENKDTSLLASATDPEPCSSPHRPQMVSPVSKDATEDLRKATGPLEAQALVKQDLLPADQAQLLSEMAKYQVPQRSGDIVMIQSEHTGAIDVLSADLESADLLGDHRKVSPPLMAPPCIWTFAKVKEFKSKLGKEKNSRLVVKRGEVVTIRVPTHPEGKRVCWEFATDDYDIGFGVYFDWTPVTSTDITVQVSDSSDDEDEEEEEEEEIEEPVPAGDVERGSRSSLRGRYGEVMPVYRRDSHRDVQAGSHDYPGEGIYLLKFDNSYSLLRNKTLYFHIYYTS
- the TMED8 gene encoding protein TMED8 isoform X1; the encoded protein is MDTTISGSVFLTLPQVLFVLSSPDFKNRLSEARSNPPCGLIASLSGPELLWPPLGQLAFQAAAAPLLPACRLRSAVLGARSAFGCFRSHARLAAESSVRGLQMSDLQAAEGPGSWSPTARPGSAGGVGDCQGVEGSQAAASDGVLLLLPRLECNGVISAHCNLRLPGSSDSSASAYQVAGITENEDLENKDTSLLASATDPEPCSSPHRPQMVSPVSKDATEDLRKATGPLEAQALVKQDLLPADQAQLLSEMAKYQVPQRSGDIVMIQSEHTGAIDVLSADLESADLLGDHRKVSPPLMAPPCIWTFAKVKEFKSKLGKEKNSRLVVKRGEVVTIRVPTHPEGKRVCWEFATDDYDIGFGVYFDWTPVTSTDITVQVSDSSDDEDEEEEEEEEIEEPVPAGDVERGSRSSLRGRYGEVMPVYRRDSHRDVQAGSHDYPGEGIYLLKFDNSYSLLRNKTLYFHIYYTS